One window of the Camelus dromedarius isolate mCamDro1 chromosome 15, mCamDro1.pat, whole genome shotgun sequence genome contains the following:
- the PREB gene encoding prolactin regulatory element-binding protein, producing MGRRRAPELYRAPFPLYALQVDPSAGLLIAAGGGGAAKTGIKNGVHFLQLEQINGRLSASLLHSHDTETRATMNLALAGNILAAGQDAHCQLLRFKTHQQKGKNKAEKAGSKEQGPWQRKGAAPAEKKSGAETHQEGVELSVENLQAVQTDFSADPLQKVVCFNHDNTLLATGGTDGYVRVWKVPTLEKVLEFKAHEGEIEDLALGPDGKLVTVGWDLNASVWQKDQLVTRLHWQENGPTFSNTPYRYQACRFGQVPDQPAGLRLFTVQIPHKRLRQPQPCYLTAWDGSTFLPLQTKSCGHEVISCLSVSESGTFLGLGTVTGSVAIYIAFSLQRLYYVREAHGIVVTDVAFLPEKGRGPELLGSHETALFSVAVDSRCQLHLLPSRRTVPVWLLLLLCVGLIVMSILLLQSAFPGFL from the exons ATGGGTCGGCGCCGGGCGCCAGAGCTGTACCGGGCCCCGTTCCCGTTGTACGCGCTGCAGGTCGATCCCAGCGCGGGGCTGCTCATAGCCGCGGGCGGAGGAGGCGCCGCCAAGACCGGCATAAAGAATGGCGTG CACTTTCTGCAGCTGGAGCAGATTAATGGGCGCCTCAGCGCCTCCCTACTGCACTCCCATGATACTGAGACTCGGGCCACCATGAACTTAGCGCTGGCTGGTAATATCCTGGCTGCAGGGCAGGATGCCCACTGTCAGCTACTGCGCTTCAAGACCCATCAGCAGAAGGgcaaaaacaaagcagagaaggCAG GTTCCAAGGAACAGGGGCCTTGGCAAAGGAAAGGGGCTGCCCCTGCAGAGAAGAAGTCTGGAGCTGAAACCCACCAGGAGGGGGTAGAACTTAGTGTGGAGAATTTGCAGGCGGTGCAGACAGACTTCAGCGCTGATCCACTGCAGAAAGTTGTATGCTTCAACCATGATAATACCTTGCTTGCCACTGGAGGGACGGATGGCTACGTTCGTGTCTGGAAG GTACCGACTTTGGAGAAAGTTCTGGAGTTCAAAGCCCATGAAGGGGAGATTGAGGACCTGGCTTTGGGGCCTGATGGCAAG TTGGTAACTGTGGGCTGGGACCTTAATGCCTCCGTGTGGCAGAAGGATCAACTGGTGACACGGCTGCACTGGCAGGAGAACGGACCCACCTTTTCTAACACGCCTTACCGCTACCAGGCCTGCAG GTTTGGGCAGGTTCCAGACCAGCCTGCCGGGCTGCGACTCTTCACGGTGCAGATTCCCCACAAGCGTCTGCGCCAGCCCCAACCCTGCTACCTCACAGCCTGGGATGGCTCCACCTTCTTGCCTCTTCAGACCAAGTCCTGTGGCCATGAAGTCATCTCCTGCCTTAGTGTCAG TGAATCGGGCACCTTCCTAGGCCTGGGCACGGTCACTGGCTCTGTTGCCATCTACATAGCTTTCTCTCTCCAG CGCCTCTACTATGTGAGGGAGGCCCATGGCATTGTGGTGACAGATGTGGCTTTTCTACCTGAGAAGGGTCGTGGTCCGGAGCTCCTTGGGTCCCATGAAACTGCCCTGTTCTCTGTGGCTGTGGACAGTCGCTGCCAGCTGCACCTGCTGCCCTCACGAA GGACTGTTCCTGTgtggctgctgctgctactgtgTGTCGGGCTTATTGTGATGAGCATCCTGCTGCTCCAGAGTGCCTTCCCAGGTTTTCTTTAG